One stretch of Mangifera indica cultivar Alphonso chromosome 9, CATAS_Mindica_2.1, whole genome shotgun sequence DNA includes these proteins:
- the LOC123226490 gene encoding hevamine-A-like, whose translation MATKSKATQIFLSLLVLSQFLAASHGGGIAIYWGQNGNEGNLTSTCATKRYAYVNVAFLYKFGGGQTPELNLAGHCNPSSGGCKSVSTGIKYCQSQGIKVLLSLGGGVGNYTLTSTADAKNVADYLWNNFLGGSSSSRPLGDAVLDGIDFDIESGSTEYWDDLANFLSDYSKPEKKVYLSAAPQCPFPDRLLGTAIDTGIFDYVWVQFYNNPPCQYTSGNTANLLSSWNNNWAPSLKSGKLFLGLPAAPAAAGSGYIPPDVLTSQILPEIKKSTNYGGVMLWSKFYDDQTGYSASIKASV comes from the coding sequence atggcTACAAAATCTAAAGCCACGCAAATATTTCTCTCCCTGCTAGTCCTTTCACAGTTCCTTGCCGCCTCTCATGGCGGTGGCATAGCCATCTACTGGGGTCAAAACGGCAACGAGGGCAACCTTACCTCAACCTGCGCCACCAAAAGATATGCCTACGTTAACGTGGCATTTCTCTACAAGTTCGGCGGTGGGCAGACTCCGGAACTCAACCTTGCCGGCCATTGTAATCCTAGTTCCGGCGGGTGCAAAAGTGTCAGCACTGGGATAAAATACTGCCAGAGCCAAGGCATCAAGGTGTTGCTTTCTCTTGGTGGGGGAGTCGGTAATTACACTCTCACTTCTACAGCCGATGCCAAAAACGTTGCAGATTATTTGTGGAATAATTTTCTGGGTGGAAGCTCAAGTTCCAGGCCGCTGGGTGATGCTGTTTTGGATGGAATTGATTTTGACATCGAGAGTGGTTCAACTGAGTACTGGGATGATCTTGCTAATTTCTTGTCAGATTACAGTAAGCCTGAAAAAAAAGTCTACTTATCAGCAGCTCCACAGTGTCCATTTCCTGACAGATTACTAGGGACTGCAATTGACACAGGGATTTTTGACTATGTTTGGGTTCAGTTTTACAACAACCCACCTTGCCAATACACTTCAGGAAACACTGCAAATCTTTTGAGCTCTTGGAACAACAATTGGGCTCCGTCTTTGAAAAGTGGGAAGCTGTTTCTGGGGCTGCCGGCAGCACCGGCTGCGGCTGGAAGTGGGTATATTCCACCGGATGTCTTGACTTCTCAAATACTTCCTGAGATTAAGAAGTCGACGAATTATGGAGGTGTCATGCTCTGGTCAAAGTTCTATGATGATCAAACTGGGTATAGCGCCTCCATTAAAGCTAGTGTTTGA
- the LOC123225349 gene encoding hevamine-A-like, with translation MATKSKATQIFLSLLVLSQFIAASHGGGIAIYWGQNGNEGNLTSTCATKRYAYVNVAFLYKFGGGQTPELNLAGHCDPSSGRCQSVSTEIKYCQSQGIKVLLSLGGGVGNYTLISTADAKNVADYLWNNFLGGSSSSRPLGAAVLDGIDFDIESGSTEYWDDLAKFLSDYSKPEKKVYLSAAPQCPFPDRLLGTAIDTGIFDYVWVQFYNNPPCQYTSGNTANLLSSWNNNWAPSLKSGKLFLGLPAAPAAAGSGYIPPDVLTSQILPEIKKSTNYGGVMLWSKFYDDQTGYSASIKASV, from the coding sequence atggcTACAAAATCTAAAGCCACGCAAATATTTCTCTCCCTGCTAGTCCTTTCACAGTTCATTGCCGCCTCTCATGGCGGTGGTATAGCCATCTACTGGGGTCAAAACGGCAACGAGGGCAACCTTACCTCAACCTGCGCCACCAAAAGATATGCCTACGTTAACGTGGCATTTCTCTACAAGTTCGGCGGTGGGCAGACCCCGGAACTCAACCTTGCCGGCCATTGTGATCCTAGTTCCGGCAGGTGCCAAAGTGTCAGCACTGAGATAAAATACTGCCAGAGCCAAGGCATCAAGGTGTTGCTTTCTCTTGGTGGGGGAGTCGGTAATTACACTCTCATTTCTACAGCCGATGCCAAAAACGTTGCAGATTATTTGTGGAATAATTTTCTGGGTGGAAGCTCAAGTTCCAGGCCTCTGGGTGCTGCTGTTTTGGATGGAATTGATTTTGACATCGAGAGTGGTTCAACTGAGTACTGGGATGATCTTGCGAAGTTCTTGTCAGATTACAGTAAGCCTGAAAAAAAAGTCTACTTATCAGCAGCTCCACAGTGTCCATTTCCTGACAGATTACTAGGGACTGCAATTGACACAGGGATTTTTGACTATGTTTGGGTTCAGTTTTACAACAACCCACCTTGCCAATACACTTCAGGAAACACTGCAAATCTTTTGAGCTCTTGGAACAACAATTGGGCTCCGTCTTTGAAAAGTGGGAAGCTGTTTCTGGGGCTGCCGGCAGCACCGGCTGCGGCTGGAAGTGGGTATATTCCACCGGATGTCTTGACTTCTCAAATACTTCCTGAGATTAAGAAGTCGACGAATTATGGAGGTGTCATGCTCTGGTCAAAGTTCTATGATGATCAAACTGGGTATAGCGCCTCCATTAAAGCTAGTGTTTGA
- the LOC123225037 gene encoding uncharacterized protein LOC123225037: MDYDYRTRASSGYPMYGPPPATSSASPSSHPMYHQPSSLYPKIGQHGAHPMVPPVSGSSSYNQTSSPSSSSSSGLGIRVSLKPEYRIAAPPQLSPQIGDIPRSNFQFDFDFERRVLAEAEKGSQNWSRLGMENVPSKTTESTSSLGSVADPVVSKYIASGLNRDAVPIAVANYGDNPTKVRDFAKGYTLLREMGFSSSNVAEVLLMYDNDTDKALAHFLNNSS, translated from the exons ATGGACTACGATTACCGAACCAGAGCGAGTTCAGGATATCCGATGTACGGCCCTCCTCCTGCCACGTCATCAGCCTCGCCGTCCAGCCATCCGATGTATCACCAGCCATCGTCTTTATATCCGAAGATCGGTCAACACGGTGCTCACCCCATGGTCCCTCCCGTTTCTGGCTCTTCCTCTTATAACCAGACCTCCTCTCcttcctcctcctcttctt CAGGATTgggaattagggtttctttaAAACCTGAGTATCGAATCGCTGCTCcg CCTCAATTGTCTCCACAAATAGGAGATATTCCCCGGAGcaattttcagtttgattttgacTTTGAAAGAAGGGTTTTGGCTGAAGCTGAGAAGGGTAGCCAGAACTGGAGCAGGCTTGGGATGGAAAATGTTCCATCGAAAACCACTGAATCTACTTCGTCATTG GGTTCGGTGGCTGATCCTGTGGTGAGCAAATACATTGCATCAGGACTCAACCGTGATGCTGTTCCCATTGCTGTTGCAAACTATGGAGACAACCCCACCAAG GTTCGGGACTTTGCCAAGGGTTACACTCTCCTTAGAGAAATGGGATTTTCATCTAGCAATGTTGCTGAAGTACTACTCATGTATGATAATGACACAGACAAGGCATTGGCACATTTCCTTAACAATTCATCATGA
- the LOC123226489 gene encoding uncharacterized protein LOC123226489, with translation MRITKRQFWSVQNSGQFTYTYKFLFLMSKISSFSSSSKFSNPAVCLSSSKLSPTPKFSSFSTLSPPLFSKTPLCFHPISHPPRKALTLVLSKPFEAEEELSSTEDEWLKRLPDKSKPLYSHSLPCIEAWLRNLGFYQSKDDRAVWLIEKTDWHAQLSLDVTDLCIRYLKIGPGNLEKDVERRFSYALSREDIENAILGGP, from the exons ATGAGGATAACGAAAAGGCAGTTTTGGTCGGTTCAAAACTCAGGACAGTTCACCTACACTTACAAATTTCTGTTCCTCATGTctaaaatttcttctttttcttcttcctctaaaTTTTCAAACCCTGCAGTTTGCTTATCTTCTTCAAAACTCTCACCTACTCcaaagttttcttctttttccactTTAAGCCCTCCTCTTTTCTCCAAAACCCCTCTATGTTTTCACCCAATTTCTCACCCTCCAAGAAAAGCTCTGACTTTGGTTTTGTCTAAGCCGTTTGAAGCAGAGGAAGAGCTGTCCTCTACAGAAGATGAGTGGCTCAAGAGACTCCCAGATAAGTCCAAGCCTTTGTACTCTCACAGCTTGCCTTGCATTGAAGCTTGGCTTAGAAATTTGGGATTTTATCAGAGTAAAGATGACCGGGCTGTCTGGTTGATTGAAAAAACTGATTGGCATGCTCAGTTGTCGCTTGATGTCACTGATCTCTGCATAAG GTATTTGAAGATTGGACCTGGGAATCTGGAAAAAGATGTGGAGAGAAGATTCAGCTATGCATTGAGTAGAGAAGATATTGAGAATGCCATACTTGGAGGACCATAG